The DNA region TCGCGCGCAACCGGGGGCTTTCGAGCTCCGAGGGATAGCGGATCCACATGGGGCTGACATCGATCTTCGGGGCGAAGATGATCTTGAGCTGCTGGATGTTGGCGTAGATGATTTCGAAGATGAACCAGAAGCTCACCACGGCGGCGGCCTGGATGTAACGAAGCGTCTTGCCGAAGCCCGTTCCCTCGCCACGCACAAAGCCGACGCACCCAAGCAGAACCAGACCAAGGAAAGCACCGAAGAGAAAGTTCCCCAGATCGACGCTGCGCTGCAGCCCCAGCCAGGCGGCCGCGGTGATGAGCACATAGAGCACGTTGAGCATCAGTGGGCGGCCTCCTTCTTCATCGCTTCGGGAACCGGCACGGGATAACCCTGCACCGAAAGGACGCGCGCGGCATAGGCCTTCGTGTCGAGAAGCTGGCGGGCCGCGTCCTCTGCAAAACCGTAGACCTTGCCCGCGTTGATCGCCAGAAGCAGCGAGGCCGCCACCAGCACGCCCATGGGCCACATGCGGGCCACCGAGTAATCGGGCGCGGCGGCGGGCTCGCCCTCGGCCTTCTTTTCCTGGAAGGACAGACGCCAGATCTTGAGCATGCTGGCCAGCGTGTAAAACGAGGCGACCACCAGCACGCCCA from Chrysiogenia bacterium includes:
- a CDS encoding Na+/H+ antiporter subunit E, producing MLNVLYVLITAAAWLGLQRSVDLGNFLFGAFLGLVLLGCVGFVRGEGTGFGKTLRYIQAAAVVSFWFIFEIIYANIQQLKIIFAPKIDVSPMWIRYPSELESPRLRAILGMMISMTPGTITCSAQYSDRVLIIHVISADDEQETVDRIRDVLEKPLRRIEQI